The Nothobranchius furzeri strain GRZ-AD chromosome 6, NfurGRZ-RIMD1, whole genome shotgun sequence genome includes a region encoding these proteins:
- the ccbe1 gene encoding collagen and calcium-binding EGF domain-containing protein 1 isoform X3, whose product MGHCIPEDYDVCASAPCEQQCTDHFGRVVCTCYPGFRYDRERHRRREKPYCLDVDECADKNMSACSQICVNTAGSYRCECEADYFLEKDGKTCTKGERAVHANEKCDNLMNAATCSATCEDFLQIKESVLHLKQKMALLSNSADVPVQMTNEKVTSPVYIPGPPGSPGPPGDTGPLGPSGLMGPPGPPGPRGMMGPTGPTPDLYHVKRGPRGPVGPPGAPGRNGLKGDRGASGPAGPPGPPGSFDFLLLLMADIRNDIADLQSKVYGRSLHSPEDDFPAAPDSWRDTQDTGSGEEYKESPPQRGSRRSRKRKPARDRTN is encoded by the exons ATGGGCCACTGCATTCCTGAAG ATTATGACGTGTGTGCTAGTGCGCCCTGTGAGCAGCAGTGTACGGACCATTTTGGTCGAGTGGTGTGCACCTGTTACCCAGGTTTCCGCTACGATCGTGAGCGCCACAGAAGGCGAGAAAAGCCTTACTGTCTCG ACGTTGATGAATGTGCCGATAAAAACATGAGTGCGTGTTCTCAGATCTGCGTCAACACTGCGGGGAGCTATAGGTGTGAGTGTGAGGCTGACTATTTCCTGGAAAAAGATGGAAAAACATGCACCAAAGGAGAGAGAG CAGTCCATGCCAATGAGAAGTGTGATAATTTAATGAATGCTGCAACTTGCTCAGCCACGTGTGAAGATTTCCTCCAGATCAAGGAGTCAGTCCTGCATCTCAAACAGaag ATGGCCTTACTGTCAAATAGTGCTGATGTTCCTGTACAGATGACCAATGAGAAAGTGACATCACCTGTATATATACCAGGACCTCCAGGTTCACCTGGACCTCCAG GAGATACCGGGCCTTTGGGTCCTTCAGGACTGATGGGACCTCCTGGCCCACCTGGTCCCAGGGGAATGATGGGACCCACTGGACCCACACCAGACCTGTACCATGTGAAACGAGGCCCTCGAGGACCTGTG GGACCGCCAGGAGCACCAGGAAGGAATGGCCTGAAG GGGGACCGAGGAGCTTCTGGCCCTGCTGGACCACCA GGCCCCCCAGGTTCCTTTGACTTCTTGCTTCTGCTCATGGCAGACATCCGCAACGACATAGCTGACCTGCAGAGCAAGGTGTACGGTCGCTCGCTGCACTCTCCAGAGGATGACTTTCCTGCTGCTCCCGATAGCTGGAGGGACACACAGGACACGGGCTCGGGAGAGGAGTATAAAGAATCTCCACCTCAAAGggggagcaggaggagcaggaagaGAAAACCTGCACGAGACAGAACAAACTGA